The following proteins are co-located in the Vigna unguiculata cultivar IT97K-499-35 chromosome 9, ASM411807v1, whole genome shotgun sequence genome:
- the LOC114163691 gene encoding formin-like protein 5 — translation MIAGDGSCLDDVAQRCCEIDAPYREHLFVYARELQFLTTTFSKTLPPVPPPPIPALPRHEPQAQKLLHPPPPKLLLPAPLPPPLPTPPPPPPPTPLPQPLPPPRPTPLPPLPLLQPPLPPPPKTPLRPPPKTPLLPPLPPPPPHQRPPLLRRLLHRLLLPPPHLPNPQPNLPPLPTPPIPLIPQPTPPFPLPQPMDPRTVPLQRLPSASPPTAESPPPELSPWCCSAPWPG, via the exons ATGATTGCTGGGGATGGAAG CTGTTTGGATGATGTAGCACAAAGATGCTGTGAAATTGATGCTCCATACAGAGAACATTTGTTTGTTTATGCCAGAGAACTGCAATTTCTAACCACAACTTTTTCAAAAACT CTCCCTCCGGTTCCCCCGCCCCCAATCCCAGCCCTTCCTCGCCACGAGCCGCAGGCCCAAAAGCTTCTCCATCCACCGCCCCCAAAGCTTCTCCTCCCGGCGCCTCTGCCCCCGCCGCTGCCAACGCCTCCGCCCCCTCCGCCGCCAACGCCTCTGCCCCAGCCTCTGCCCCCGCCGCGGCCAACGCCTCTTCCCCCACTGCCTCTTCTCCAACCGCCACTGCCCCCACCGCCAAAGACGCCTCTTCGCCCACCGCCAAAGACGCCTCTTCTCCCGCCTCTTCCCCCACCGCCACCGCACCAAAGGCCTCCACTTCTCCGGCGTCTTCTCCACCGtctccttcttcctcctcctcacCTACCGAATCCCCAACCGAATCTCCCCCCGCTCCCGACGCCGCCGATTCCCCTGATACCGCAGCCGACGCCTCCATTCCCGCTGCCGCAGCCGATGGACCCGCGGACGGTCCCGCTGCAGAGGCTCCCGTCAGCTTCGCCCCCCACCGCAGAGTCTCCACCGCCGGAGCTGTCGCCGTGGTGTTGCTCGGCGCCGTGGCCGGGTTGA
- the LOC114162674 gene encoding blue copper protein-like yields the protein MASSTALPLGSLIAITMLLPTLATVHTVGDSSGWAIGADYSSWTGDKTFAVGDTLVFNYGAGHTVDEVKESDYKSCSAGNSISTDSSGATTIALKTAGTHYFICSVPGHCSGGMKLAVTVKAGKDTTPSTGKASPSDGTATTPTSTTTTTTTAARSNSASTSGVSSIVAMLIVSWISFFGLRMA from the exons ATGGCTTCCTCCACTGCTTTGCCTTTGGGCTCACTCATAGCAATCACCATGCTTCTGCCAACCCTCGCAACCGTCCACACCGTCGGAGATTCTTCAGGTTGGGCAATCGGTGCTGATTATAGTTCATGGACCGGTGACAAGACCTTCGCAGTGGGTGATACTCTTG TGTTCAACTATGGAGCTGGGCACACAGTGGATGAAGTTAAAGAGAGTGACTACAAATCATGCAGCGCAGGGAATTCAATTAGTACAGACAGTAGTGGCGCAACCACCATTGCTCTGAAAACTGCAGGCACTCATTACTTCATATGTTCTGTTCCTGGACATTGTTCTGGTGGCATGAAACTTGCCGTCACTGTCAAAGCAGGAAAAGACACTACTCCTTCAACCGGAAAGGCTTCACCTTCTGATGGAACAGCCACCACACcaacctccaccaccaccactacaacCACCGCTGCTAGATCAAACTCGGCTTCAACAAGTGGTGTGTCTTCAATTGTTGCCATGTTGATTGTTTCATGGATCTCTTTCTTTGGCTTGCGCATGGCGTGA
- the LOC114162615 gene encoding uncharacterized protein LOC114162615, with translation MADNNEEQQQSTTRSSIMEWKHMHPLHQIAETPTHKLLLKQWLKEEELINTRIALKETQIDSTRKEITTLYIFFFLFHSTTLMLLFNASQSSPSSSCHRSWFPSLCSLLFSLGIIWALRYKSDVEAHMEKMLLREKEDKGLLGKCVEELKKKGLEFDLLKEVDALRRAKSLRVENKDVRKWSSRDFVSLFFFSMACFSLALTRVILCS, from the coding sequence ATGGCTGACAACAACGAAGAGCAACAACAGAGCACGACGAGATCATCGATCATGGAGTGGAAGCACATGCACCCACTTCACCAAATCGCCGAAACACCCACCCACAAGCTCCTCCTGAAGCAGTGGCTGAAAGAAGAGGAACTCATCAATACCCGCATAGCTCTGAAGGAGACTCAAATAGATTCGACCCGCAAAGAGATCACCACACTctacatcttcttcttcctcttccactCCACCACCCTCATGCTCCTCTTCAACGCTTCACAATCATCACCGTCTTCTTCCTGTCACAGGTCATGGTTCCCTTCCCTTTGCTCTCTGCTATTCTCGCTCGGAATCATATGGGCCCTCCGCTACAAGAGCGATGTGGAGGCTCACATGGAGAAGATGCTGCTGCGGGAGAAGGAGGACAAAGGGTTGCTGGGGAAGTGCGTGGAGGAGTTGAAGAAGAAAGGGTTGGAGTTTGATTTGTTGAAGGAGGTGGATGCTTTGAGGAGAGCCAAGAGTTTGAGGGTGGAGAACAAAGATGTTAGGAAATGGTCTTCGAGAGACTTTGTTTCCTTGTTTTTCTTCTCCATGGCTTGCTTCTCTCTTGCTCTCACAAGGGTCATCTTGTGCAGTTAG